From the Clostridium cagae genome, the window TAGTAAGACCCCTTGAAGACTACAAGGTTGATAGGTCAGAGGTGTAAGTGTGGCAACATATTTAGCTGACTGATACTAATAGGTCGAGGGCTTGACCAATAAATAATTGTTATATACAATTTATGTGCAATTTTGAAAGAACATTCTTTCAATTAATATTCCGCGATAGCTCAATGGTGGAGCACTCGGCTGTTAACCGATAGGCTGGAGGTTCGAGTCCTCTTCGCGGAGCCAATTTGATATTACTAAAGTCGATTTAATCGGCTTTTTTTTATTGCCTAAAATTATTTATATATATGTAATAATTTTGTAACAAAAGTAGAAATGCTGTATTATATAATTATATATGTAGTAATTTGATGAACTAAATAAGTAGACAAACTATACTGCAATAAAAAGATTATGGGGGACAACAATAAATGAGTAACAATGTTAATTATAGAAGAAGAAGCGATGGAAAAAATAAAAAAAAGAAAATAGTATTATTTTCTTCAATAGTTTTAGTTGTAATAGTAGCTGGAATGTTATCAGCTAAATATATACATAGTAAAAATATTAATGCTGATGCAAGTGAGCTTACAAATAATAATGAAATTATAAATGCAAATGAAGCAGGAGCAGCTCCAAAAGAAGAAACTAAATTAGATAATTCAGGATATTTAACTGCAGAAGAAGATCCTAATGCAGATTCAGCAGCTTTTGTAGAAAAGTATTTATATGAGCAAAGTCTTGGTAAAATGCCAGAAGGCGCTGATGGCCATAAGGTTGCATACTTAACTTTTGATGACGGTCCATCAGAAAGTGTAACTCCAGAAGTTTTAAAGGTATTAAAGGAAAAAGATGCTAAAGCCACATTCTTTACATTAGGAAAATCTATAAATGAAAGTGATAGAACTAAGGAATTATTAAAAGAAATAGTAGAAGATGGACATGCTGTAGCAAGTCACACATATTCACATGACTATAAATATTTATATCCACAAAGAACAGTTAGCGTTGAAAACTTTATGAGTGATATAGAAAAAAATAATGAAGTATTCAGACAAGTTTTAGGAAAAGATTTTGTAACTAAAACTATTAGATTTCCAGGTGGCCTTATGTCTTGGAAGGGTCAAGATGCTGTAAAAGAAGAGCTACAAAAAGGTGGATATAATTATATTGAATGGAATGCATTATCTAAAGATGCAGAAGGAAAAACAAAAGTTGCTTCAGAGTTATTGGAAGAAGTAAAGAAAAGTGTTAATGGAAGAGAAAAGGTAGTTATATTGATGCATGATGCAGCAGGAAAACAAGAAACTGCTAAAGCATTACCAGAAGTAATAGATTATTTAAGAGAACAAGGATATGAACTTAAAAGTATAAAATAAATTTAATGTTATTTTTATAAATATATAAAGAGACTTTTGAAGTCTCTTTTTTATTATAATAAAATGATAAATAGGGATAATGTAGATAGGAGGTATTTATTATGAGCAGAATTCTATTAGTTGAGGATGAAGAAAGTATAAGAGGATTTATAAAGATAAATTTAAAAAGAAATGATTTTGAAGTAATAGAAGCTGAAACGGGTGAAGATGGACTTAAAGCAGCAGAAAAATTTAGTATTGATTTAGCAGTTTTAGATGTTATGCTTCCAGGTATAGATGGCTTTAAGGTATGTGATGAATTAAGAAAAAGATATCCTAAAATAGGAATTATAATGCTTACAGCACGTACTCAAGATATGGATAAAATAATGGGATTAGAGTATGGTGCTGATGATTATATAATAAAACCATTTAATCCATTAGAGTTAATTCTTAGAATTAAAGCAATATTAAGACGAATTGGTGATGAAAAACAGGTTAAAGAAGATATTAATAAGTTAATTAGAGAACCTTTCATAATAGATTTATATTCTCAAAAATTATTTAAAAATAGTATAGAAATAGATGTTACTCCAAAGGAATATTTACTTATGAAACTATTTTTAAAAAATCCTAATAAGGCATTTTCAAGAGATGAGCTTTTAAATTTAATATGGGGATATGATTATTTTGGTGATCCTAAGTTAATAGACGTTAATATTAGACGTCTAAGGGCTAAGATAGAAGATAATCCATCGGAACCAGAATTTATAGAGACAATATGGGGTAAGGGATATAGATGGAAAGGATAATAAAATGAAAAGTATTAAAAATACATTAATTAGAAGCTTTATATTTTTGATATTATTTATTGTTATATGCATGAATATACTTTTAGGCACATTTGTAAAAAAGTATTATTATGATAATGCCGAAACTTTACTAAGAAATCAAATAGAAATAGCAACTAATTTTTATAATAAGTATTTGTATAAATCAAATTTAATTGAAAATATATATGATAATGTTGATTCATTTTGGAATAAAAGTAACGCTGAGGTTCAAATATTAGACGAAAAGGGAAACTTACTAATGGATTCAATAGGTGTATATGATGATAACCTACATGAAAAACCTGATGTCAAGAAGGCTATTAATGGTGAAAGTGGAAGTTATGTTGGAAGTGTAAGTTACAGTAATTACAAGGTAATGTCTGTTTCAGAGCCATTATTAAATGATAATGAAGTTATAGGAATAATTAGATATGTTATATCATTAGAAGAAATTAATAATGAATTAAAAAGTATAGTTTTCTTTTTTATGTTAATATCTATATTAGTATTGCTTTTAGGAATAGTTATTAGTTTAATTTTATCTAATAAGATTATAAATCCAATAAAAAGATTAACTGATATTTCACAAGAAATGGCTAATGGGAATCTAAAGGTTAGAAATAATATAAGTGGAGATGGAGAAGTTGCTCAACTTGCTAGTACATTAGATTATATGGCAGAAGAAATTATAAAAAGAGAAAAATTAAAAGACGATTTTATATCATCTGTATCTCATGAATTAAGAACACCATTAACTTCTATAAAGGGGTGGGTTATAACTCTTCAAGATAATAATACTGATAAAGAAACATTTAAATTAGGGTTTAATATATTAGAAAAGGAAACCGATAGATTATCTAATATGGTAGAAGAATTATTAGATTTTTCACGTCTTATAAATGGAAAGATGCAATTAAAAATAGAAAAGATAAATATAATGGAATTAATAGAATATATAGAGAATTATATGATACCTAGAGCTTTAAAAGAATGCATTAATTTTAATGTGTTATCTAATTTAGATAATAAAATATATTATTTAGATATAGATAGAATGAAGCAAGTTCTAATAAATTTAATAGATAACTCATTTAAGTTCGTAAATAAAAATGGGAATGTCAGTGTTATTTTTAATCAAGGAGAAGAAGATTTAAAAATAATAGTAGAAGATAATGGGTGTGGGATAAGTAAAAGTGATTTACCAAAAGTAAAAGAAAAGTTTTACAAGGGTGCTAATTCGAAATCTCAAAATGGAATAGGATTATCTATTTGTGAAGAAATAGTTAATCTTCATAATGGTTATTTAGATATAGTAAGTGAAGAAGGGAAAATGACCAGGGTTACTATATCAATTCCTAACACAAGGGAGATAGATATATGAAAAAATTTATAAATATATTTTTAGTTGTTCTTATATCTTTTTTTATAATAGGGTGTAATGATGTGACACAAAATAAAATTTATAAAATTAAGGCACCAG encodes:
- a CDS encoding sensor histidine kinase, coding for MKSIKNTLIRSFIFLILFIVICMNILLGTFVKKYYYDNAETLLRNQIEIATNFYNKYLYKSNLIENIYDNVDSFWNKSNAEVQILDEKGNLLMDSIGVYDDNLHEKPDVKKAINGESGSYVGSVSYSNYKVMSVSEPLLNDNEVIGIIRYVISLEEINNELKSIVFFFMLISILVLLLGIVISLILSNKIINPIKRLTDISQEMANGNLKVRNNISGDGEVAQLASTLDYMAEEIIKREKLKDDFISSVSHELRTPLTSIKGWVITLQDNNTDKETFKLGFNILEKETDRLSNMVEELLDFSRLINGKMQLKIEKINIMELIEYIENYMIPRALKECINFNVLSNLDNKIYYLDIDRMKQVLINLIDNSFKFVNKNGNVSVIFNQGEEDLKIIVEDNGCGISKSDLPKVKEKFYKGANSKSQNGIGLSICEEIVNLHNGYLDIVSEEGKMTRVTISIPNTREIDI
- a CDS encoding polysaccharide deacetylase family protein, whose protein sequence is MSNNVNYRRRSDGKNKKKKIVLFSSIVLVVIVAGMLSAKYIHSKNINADASELTNNNEIINANEAGAAPKEETKLDNSGYLTAEEDPNADSAAFVEKYLYEQSLGKMPEGADGHKVAYLTFDDGPSESVTPEVLKVLKEKDAKATFFTLGKSINESDRTKELLKEIVEDGHAVASHTYSHDYKYLYPQRTVSVENFMSDIEKNNEVFRQVLGKDFVTKTIRFPGGLMSWKGQDAVKEELQKGGYNYIEWNALSKDAEGKTKVASELLEEVKKSVNGREKVVILMHDAAGKQETAKALPEVIDYLREQGYELKSIK
- a CDS encoding response regulator transcription factor, giving the protein MSRILLVEDEESIRGFIKINLKRNDFEVIEAETGEDGLKAAEKFSIDLAVLDVMLPGIDGFKVCDELRKRYPKIGIIMLTARTQDMDKIMGLEYGADDYIIKPFNPLELILRIKAILRRIGDEKQVKEDINKLIREPFIIDLYSQKLFKNSIEIDVTPKEYLLMKLFLKNPNKAFSRDELLNLIWGYDYFGDPKLIDVNIRRLRAKIEDNPSEPEFIETIWGKGYRWKG